One part of the Leclercia sp. LSNIH1 genome encodes these proteins:
- a CDS encoding DoxX family protein, producing the protein MNSSQPNLPRIDLGLFFLRITGSLLLLYVHGLPKVLHFSEELTRIEDPFGFGPYFSLIPAIVAEVICPILILFGVATRLACVPIIAVLLVAMLVVHPGWSIAEGQFGWLLLIIFTTLAITGPGGWRLRTRATERFA; encoded by the coding sequence ATGAACTCATCCCAACCCAACCTGCCCCGGATTGACCTGGGGCTGTTCTTCCTGCGCATCACCGGCAGCCTGCTGTTGCTCTACGTGCATGGCCTGCCGAAAGTGCTGCACTTCAGCGAAGAGCTGACGCGGATCGAAGATCCCTTTGGCTTCGGGCCGTACTTCAGCCTGATCCCGGCGATCGTGGCGGAAGTGATCTGCCCGATCCTGATCCTGTTCGGCGTGGCGACCCGGCTGGCCTGCGTGCCAATCATCGCCGTGCTGCTGGTGGCGATGCTGGTAGTGCATCCGGGCTGGTCGATCGCCGAAGGCCAGTTTGGCTGGCTGCTGCTGATCATCTTCACCACCCTGGCCATCACCGGCCCCGGTGGCTGGCGGCTGCGTACACGTGCTACGGAGAGATTCGCATGA
- a CDS encoding response regulator transcription factor — MEHIVYVVDDDHAVRRSVVGLLESAGLNALDFSSAESFLQHTFEDVPSCVILDMQMPTISGFEVADSLKASGREIPIIYLTGHGTIPMTVKAMKGGAYEFLTKPVASNDLLNSIGDALKLAEENALQLREQYSLKQRHLSLTPREQEVLQLAISGMLNKQIAAELGVSEITVKVHRRRVMEKMQARSLADLVRAAERLTRSQPSE, encoded by the coding sequence ATGGAACACATTGTCTATGTCGTTGATGATGATCACGCTGTCAGGCGGTCCGTGGTCGGGCTGCTGGAGTCTGCCGGGCTGAACGCCCTCGACTTCTCCTCGGCAGAATCTTTTCTGCAACACACCTTTGAAGATGTGCCCTCCTGCGTGATCCTCGATATGCAGATGCCCACCATCAGCGGGTTTGAAGTGGCGGACTCCCTGAAGGCCAGCGGGCGCGAGATCCCGATAATCTATCTTACCGGCCACGGCACCATTCCGATGACGGTGAAGGCGATGAAGGGCGGTGCGTATGAGTTTCTCACCAAGCCGGTGGCGTCGAACGATCTGCTGAACTCCATTGGCGACGCGCTGAAGCTGGCGGAAGAGAACGCCCTGCAGTTGCGGGAGCAGTACTCTCTGAAGCAGCGCCATCTCTCGCTGACGCCGCGGGAGCAGGAGGTGTTGCAGCTGGCGATCAGCGGGATGCTGAACAAGCAGATCGCCGCCGAACTGGGGGTAAGTGAAATTACCGTCAAAGTCCACCGCCGACGGGTAATGGAGAAGATGCAGGCCCGCTCGCTGGCGGATCTGGTCAGGGCCGCGGAGCGCCTGACCAGAAGCCAGCCCTCAGAGTGA
- a CDS encoding VOC family protein, translating to MNIAHVALWTRNLDAQVHFWQTVFGGQRNERYLSKNRPGFESHFITLSDGPTIELMTVPDLPDRPSHPEFVGWAHIALNVGSRADVDRMAEQARLSNTLLSAPRMTGDGYYEAVIADPDGNRIELVGE from the coding sequence ATGAATATTGCACATGTGGCACTCTGGACCCGTAACCTGGACGCACAGGTCCACTTCTGGCAGACGGTTTTTGGCGGCCAGCGTAACGAACGCTACCTCAGCAAAAACCGTCCGGGCTTTGAATCGCACTTTATCACGCTGTCCGACGGACCGACTATCGAGCTAATGACGGTGCCGGATCTGCCCGATCGCCCTTCGCACCCGGAGTTTGTCGGCTGGGCGCATATTGCCCTGAACGTGGGTAGCAGGGCGGATGTGGATCGGATGGCGGAGCAGGCGCGGTTGAGCAATACGCTGCTGAGCGCTCCAAGGATGACGGGAGATGGCTATTATGAAGCGGTAATTGCGGACCCGGACGGGAACCGTATTGAGCTGGTGGGGGAATAA
- a CDS encoding MFS transporter: MTSQTTGAVQRLATRIVFFIAGYVTATWAVLVPFAKANTGVNEATLGSLLLCLGMGALIAMPLTGILTSRYGCRRVIITAMAIVLLTTPLLAIIPDPRLLAAALLLFGVGVGVTDCAMNIQAIIVERDAPGPVMSGFHGMYSVGGIAGAGAMTLLLTLGASAFIACLIIILSVALMLAFSLKGLLPWANPASGPAFAVPRGVVLLIGLICFAVFLAEGTVLDWSAVFLTEVRGVPESLGGLGFTCFSVAMTFFRLTGDKLIARTGALRAVVGGAIVAAAGFALVTFVPQWQLSLLGYVLVGAGCANIVPVMFSAVGRQTRMPQAVAVPAITTLGYLGVLAGPAIIGFVAHATSLTQAFMVIMVLMLVVALLSVTVTASQPARSEG, encoded by the coding sequence ATGACCTCTCAGACCACCGGAGCCGTCCAGCGGCTTGCCACCCGGATCGTCTTTTTCATTGCCGGTTATGTCACCGCCACCTGGGCGGTGCTGGTGCCTTTCGCCAAAGCCAATACCGGCGTTAACGAGGCCACGCTTGGCTCGCTGCTGCTCTGTCTGGGGATGGGGGCGCTGATTGCGATGCCACTTACCGGGATACTCACCAGCCGCTACGGCTGCCGCCGGGTGATTATCACCGCGATGGCGATCGTCCTGCTCACTACCCCGCTGCTTGCCATCATCCCGGATCCGCGCCTGCTCGCCGCCGCATTGCTGCTGTTTGGTGTGGGGGTCGGCGTGACGGACTGCGCCATGAATATTCAGGCGATCATCGTTGAGCGCGACGCCCCCGGGCCGGTGATGTCTGGTTTTCACGGCATGTACAGCGTGGGCGGCATTGCCGGCGCGGGGGCGATGACCCTGCTGCTGACCCTCGGGGCCAGCGCTTTTATCGCCTGCCTGATCATCATTCTGAGCGTCGCGCTCATGCTCGCTTTCAGCCTGAAAGGGCTGCTGCCCTGGGCCAATCCCGCCTCTGGCCCGGCCTTTGCCGTGCCGCGCGGCGTGGTGCTGCTGATCGGCCTCATCTGCTTTGCGGTGTTTCTCGCCGAAGGCACGGTGCTGGACTGGAGCGCGGTGTTCCTGACCGAGGTGCGCGGCGTGCCTGAATCCCTGGGTGGGCTGGGCTTCACCTGCTTCTCGGTGGCGATGACCTTTTTCCGCTTAACCGGCGATAAACTGATCGCCCGCACCGGTGCCCTGCGCGCCGTGGTGGGGGGCGCCATCGTGGCCGCCGCAGGGTTTGCGCTGGTGACCTTTGTCCCGCAGTGGCAGCTGTCATTGCTGGGCTACGTGCTGGTGGGCGCCGGTTGCGCCAATATCGTGCCGGTGATGTTCTCCGCCGTTGGCCGCCAGACCCGCATGCCGCAGGCAGTTGCCGTCCCGGCTATCACCACCCTGGGCTATCTCGGCGTGCTCGCCGGGCCCGCAATTATCGGTTTCGTGGCGCACGCCACCTCTTTAACCCAGGCGTTTATGGTCATTATGGTGCTGATGCTGGTCGTCGCCCTGCTCTCCGTGACCGTCACCGCCTCTCAACCCGCCCGCAGCGAGGGATAA
- a CDS encoding DeoR/GlpR family DNA-binding transcription regulator codes for MLDYAAFPEQRQDRIRQILQENGRVICADLAIRMQVSEHTIRRDLHELSKEGFCKKVYGGAVLQLADAGNFYSREQQNHAKKVTIAQKAATLIKPGSCIFIDTGTTNLALAKALPPDLAVTVVTNSPAIAAELLRHPLCEVIITGGQIQRSSGGAVGATAASQIQGMIFDQAFIGGCAMDPGMGLTGFDFADCEFKKAVIGQSSQTIVALTTDKIPGVARFVVAKSRDIDVLVVEASLDQEAIAAFTAEEVRVISA; via the coding sequence ATGCTCGATTATGCAGCTTTCCCGGAACAACGACAAGATCGGATCCGCCAGATCCTGCAAGAAAATGGCCGGGTGATCTGCGCTGACCTGGCGATCCGCATGCAGGTATCGGAACACACGATTCGCCGTGATTTACATGAGCTTAGCAAAGAAGGGTTCTGTAAGAAGGTCTATGGCGGGGCGGTGTTACAGCTGGCCGATGCCGGGAACTTCTACAGCCGCGAGCAGCAAAACCACGCAAAAAAAGTCACGATCGCGCAGAAAGCGGCAACCCTGATCAAGCCGGGTAGCTGTATCTTTATCGATACCGGCACCACCAACCTCGCGCTGGCGAAGGCGCTCCCCCCGGATCTGGCCGTCACTGTGGTGACTAACTCCCCGGCCATCGCCGCAGAGCTGCTGCGTCACCCCCTGTGCGAGGTGATCATCACCGGTGGGCAGATCCAGCGCAGCTCCGGCGGGGCCGTGGGGGCGACGGCGGCCAGCCAGATCCAGGGGATGATTTTCGATCAGGCGTTTATCGGCGGCTGCGCCATGGATCCCGGCATGGGGCTGACCGGTTTCGACTTTGCTGACTGCGAGTTCAAGAAAGCGGTGATCGGCCAGAGTAGCCAGACCATCGTGGCGCTCACCACCGACAAAATCCCCGGCGTGGCGCGCTTTGTGGTGGCGAAAAGCCGCGATATTGACGTGCTGGTGGTGGAGGCGAGCCTGGATCAGGAGGCGATCGCGGCGTTTACGGCAGAGGAGGTGCGGGTTATCAGCGCCTAA
- a CDS encoding ribosomal protein uL16 3-hydroxylase — MAYQLNLNWPEFLEKYWQKKPVVLKNALPNFVDPISPDELAGLAMEPEVDSRLVSHKEGKWHASNGPFEHFDGLGETGWSLLAQAVNHWHAPAAELVRPFRVLPDWRLDDLMISFSVPGGGVGPHIDQYDVFIIQGMGSRRWRVGDKLPMRQFCPHPALLHVDPFEPIIDEDLAPGDILYIPPGFPHDGFTHETALNYSVGFRGPNGRDLISSFADYALENDLGGEHYSDPDLTCRDHPGRVEAYELERLRKMMIDMISKPDDFTQWFGSFISTPRHELDIAPAEPEYTPEEVLDALTGGETLTRLSGLRVLNVGGSFFINSERLEVSDANAADALCRYTELSRAELGDALRNPAFVDELTGLINQGYWYFDE, encoded by the coding sequence ATGGCGTATCAACTCAACCTGAACTGGCCGGAATTTTTAGAAAAATACTGGCAAAAGAAACCCGTTGTCCTCAAAAACGCACTGCCAAATTTTGTCGATCCTATCAGCCCCGATGAGCTGGCAGGGCTGGCGATGGAGCCGGAGGTGGACAGTCGCCTGGTGAGCCATAAAGAGGGCAAATGGCACGCCAGCAACGGTCCGTTCGAGCACTTCGATGGCTTAGGCGAAACCGGCTGGTCGCTGCTGGCGCAGGCGGTTAACCACTGGCACGCCCCTGCCGCCGAGCTGGTGCGTCCGTTCCGCGTCCTGCCGGACTGGCGTCTGGACGATCTGATGATCTCCTTCTCGGTGCCGGGCGGCGGCGTGGGTCCGCATATCGATCAGTACGATGTGTTTATCATCCAGGGGATGGGCAGCCGTCGCTGGCGCGTGGGTGACAAACTGCCGATGCGTCAGTTCTGCCCGCATCCGGCGCTGCTTCATGTCGATCCTTTTGAGCCGATCATCGACGAAGATCTGGCCCCGGGCGACATTCTCTATATTCCGCCTGGATTCCCCCACGACGGCTTCACCCACGAGACGGCGCTCAACTACTCCGTAGGTTTCCGCGGGCCGAATGGCCGGGATCTGATCAGCAGCTTTGCCGATTACGCGCTGGAGAACGATCTGGGCGGAGAGCACTACAGCGATCCGGATCTCACCTGCCGCGACCATCCGGGCCGGGTTGAGGCCTATGAGCTTGAGCGCCTGCGCAAGATGATGATCGACATGATCAGCAAACCAGACGATTTTACACAGTGGTTTGGCAGCTTCATCTCCACGCCGCGCCACGAGCTGGATATTGCCCCGGCGGAACCGGAGTACACCCCGGAAGAGGTGCTCGACGCGCTGACGGGCGGCGAAACGCTGACTCGCCTGAGCGGGTTACGGGTCCTGAATGTCGGGGGCAGCTTCTTTATCAACAGCGAGCGGCTGGAGGTGTCGGATGCAAACGCAGCAGATGCACTGTGTCGCTACACCGAGCTTAGCCGTGCGGAGCTGGGCGATGCCCTGCGAAATCCGGCATTTGTGGACGAACTGACCGGGCTGATTAACCAGGGTTACTGGTACTTCGACGAGTGA
- a CDS encoding DUF2767 domain-containing protein: MVETNRTEISLALGEAVLDIVQKGQEVSRENLARAMKSKAEREPDDERLLDYWKACHILAA, encoded by the coding sequence ATGGTAGAAACCAATCGTACCGAAATATCCCTGGCTCTTGGTGAAGCGGTTTTAGATATCGTCCAAAAAGGCCAGGAGGTGTCGAGAGAGAATCTGGCACGGGCCATGAAAAGTAAAGCGGAGCGAGAACCTGATGACGAGCGCCTTCTTGATTACTGGAAAGCCTGTCATATCCTTGCCGCTTAA
- a CDS encoding DUF2171 domain-containing protein: protein MVNQSEIKDHAQVMASCGTHVGTVDHLDGNRIKLAKNDSESGGKHHYIPLEWVDKIDGNNVVLTKDHKEVFAGWQEA, encoded by the coding sequence ATGGTAAACCAGAGTGAAATCAAGGACCATGCTCAGGTAATGGCAAGCTGCGGTACCCACGTTGGCACCGTTGACCATCTTGACGGCAACCGCATTAAGCTCGCAAAAAATGACTCCGAGTCTGGCGGTAAACACCATTATATTCCGCTTGAGTGGGTCGATAAAATCGACGGGAATAATGTGGTTCTGACCAAAGACCATAAAGAAGTGTTTGCTGGCTGGCAAGAAGCGTAA
- a CDS encoding helix-turn-helix domain-containing protein: MSDSMLPHPAPTAKKTFSVADFKVFGERYGIDYRFPLLTDTCASSSPVLHGDVEEMILPSGISLTHSDVRVLQPYETTSRHSSPLYVLVVLEGCVTLTLSGNVYVVRPGMAFSARLSEQQAMSARHDADIALKTLSFGVYPDDARRESLLASLLAQWEKLNAPTFVWQVPDFVLAGIQHARQRERSSLSRQLLLEGVMYQLLGHGLHLREQEGAARVSAAGGEHARLEQIRHLLAQAPEQEYTLAQLAARAAMSPSSLRSKFRQAYGCTVFDYLRDCRLALARRYLLEGHSVQQAAWMSGYQHATNFATAFRRRYGICPGAVRNGC, translated from the coding sequence ATGTCCGACTCAATGCTCCCTCACCCGGCCCCCACAGCGAAAAAAACCTTTTCCGTTGCTGACTTTAAGGTCTTTGGCGAGCGCTACGGCATTGACTACCGTTTTCCGCTGCTCACTGATACATGCGCCAGCAGCAGCCCGGTTCTGCACGGCGATGTCGAAGAGATGATTCTGCCGTCCGGCATCTCATTAACCCACTCCGATGTCCGCGTTCTGCAACCCTATGAAACCACCTCCCGCCACAGCAGCCCGCTCTATGTGCTGGTGGTGCTGGAAGGCTGCGTGACCCTGACCCTCAGCGGCAACGTTTATGTGGTGCGCCCGGGCATGGCTTTCAGCGCCAGGCTGAGCGAACAGCAGGCGATGTCTGCCCGTCATGACGCTGATATCGCATTGAAAACCCTCTCTTTTGGGGTTTACCCTGACGATGCCCGTCGTGAAAGCCTGCTCGCCTCTCTGCTGGCGCAGTGGGAGAAGCTTAACGCGCCCACCTTTGTCTGGCAGGTACCGGATTTTGTGCTGGCCGGGATCCAGCATGCCCGCCAGCGCGAGCGCAGCAGCCTGTCGCGGCAGCTGCTGCTGGAAGGAGTCATGTATCAACTGCTGGGCCACGGCCTGCACCTGCGGGAGCAGGAGGGCGCGGCGCGGGTAAGCGCTGCCGGCGGTGAGCATGCCCGGCTGGAGCAGATCCGTCATCTGCTGGCGCAGGCTCCGGAGCAGGAGTACACCCTCGCCCAGCTGGCGGCCCGGGCGGCGATGAGCCCGAGCAGTCTGCGCAGCAAATTCCGTCAGGCCTATGGCTGCACGGTATTCGACTACCTGCGCGACTGCCGCCTCGCGCTGGCGCGCCGCTATCTGCTGGAAGGCCACAGCGTGCAGCAGGCGGCGTGGATGTCGGGCTACCAGCACGCCACCAACTTTGCCACCGCCTTTCGCCGTCGCTACGGCATCTGCCCCGGCGCGGTCCGTAACGGCTGCTAA
- the foxA gene encoding ferrioxamine B receptor FoxA: MALEIFMFAKSRLALLVGWVTGSVALPLMAQETPKTETVVVTSQMQSGATKLATPDIETPQAVSIVTREQFEEQGATSVRQAVSYTPGVYSNQIGASNRFDYIVLRGFSDGSLDNVYLDGLKMMGDTNSHSSLVVDPWFLENIEVVRGPASVLYGRSSPGGIVALTSRKPSFDPGGEIKLFAGNNDQRGAMFDVTGALDDDDRVAARLSGMTRYADSQFDPLKEERYALMPSLTWRITDNTRLDLMAYLHRDPEGGSHSGLPYDGTVVPHNGKMISNTFFEGEDDYDKYDRREDMVGYNIEHLFDSGWSVRQKLRYLHTKVELNQVYAAGWLNDTELNRGYSGSDEKMNAITLDNQIDGSFDTWAVNHRVLIGLDYQDRSNHTTGYYGSFPPIDAFNPVYGAGPESITMYSKEKHKLRQTGYYLQDQLSLDRWRLTLGGRYDQVSVSNVDKLNDTRSDLDKNNFSSRAALLYLFDNGIAPYISYSTAFTPTSFADENGDLLDPMKGKQWEAGVKFEPEGMNSQFSASVFRINQKNIATKEEPTDPYRSIGEIESEGVELEAVGQLTDSLRLQAAYTYTDIRYKKSSPEEEGKRAVYAPRNMASGWLSYDVKTGPLDGLTVGSGVRYVNGVTSDRMNTHTLPSYTLVDLAVGYDLSKVGLTGVSAQLNVNNLTDESYVAACNSLSYCYFGAERSIVGSVSWTF, encoded by the coding sequence ATAGCTCTGGAGATTTTCATGTTCGCTAAATCGCGGCTGGCACTGCTGGTGGGATGGGTTACCGGGAGCGTCGCGCTCCCCCTGATGGCGCAGGAGACGCCAAAAACCGAAACGGTTGTTGTCACCTCGCAGATGCAGAGTGGCGCCACCAAGCTGGCGACGCCGGATATCGAGACCCCGCAGGCGGTGTCGATTGTTACCCGCGAGCAGTTTGAGGAGCAGGGCGCCACCAGCGTCCGCCAGGCGGTGAGCTACACCCCGGGCGTCTACAGCAACCAGATCGGCGCCTCGAACCGCTTTGACTACATCGTGCTGCGCGGCTTCTCCGACGGCAGCCTGGATAACGTCTATCTCGACGGCCTGAAGATGATGGGCGACACCAACTCCCACAGCTCGCTGGTGGTTGACCCGTGGTTCCTGGAAAATATCGAAGTGGTGCGCGGCCCGGCCTCGGTGCTGTATGGCCGCTCGTCGCCGGGGGGGATCGTAGCGCTCACCTCGCGCAAACCGTCGTTCGATCCGGGCGGAGAAATTAAGCTGTTCGCCGGGAATAACGATCAGCGCGGGGCGATGTTTGACGTCACCGGCGCGCTGGACGACGACGACCGCGTGGCGGCCCGTCTGAGCGGTATGACCCGCTATGCCGATTCCCAGTTTGATCCACTCAAAGAGGAGCGTTACGCCCTGATGCCGAGCCTGACCTGGCGCATCACCGATAACACGCGCCTGGATCTGATGGCCTACCTGCACCGCGATCCCGAGGGCGGGAGCCACTCCGGCCTGCCCTATGACGGAACCGTGGTGCCGCACAACGGAAAGATGATCTCTAACACCTTCTTCGAAGGCGAGGACGATTATGACAAGTACGATCGCCGCGAGGATATGGTCGGCTATAACATCGAGCACCTGTTCGACAGCGGCTGGTCGGTGCGCCAGAAGCTGCGCTATCTGCACACCAAAGTGGAGCTGAACCAGGTCTATGCCGCGGGTTGGCTGAACGACACCGAACTCAACCGCGGTTACTCCGGCTCGGACGAGAAGATGAACGCCATCACCCTGGACAACCAGATCGACGGCAGCTTTGATACCTGGGCGGTGAACCACCGGGTGCTGATTGGCCTCGATTACCAGGATCGCAGCAACCACACCACCGGCTATTACGGCAGCTTCCCGCCGATTGACGCCTTTAACCCGGTCTACGGTGCCGGGCCGGAGAGCATCACGATGTACAGCAAGGAGAAGCACAAGCTGCGCCAGACCGGTTACTACCTGCAGGATCAGCTCTCCCTGGACCGCTGGCGCCTGACTCTGGGCGGGCGCTATGACCAGGTGAGCGTCTCCAATGTCGACAAGCTGAACGATACCCGCAGCGATCTGGACAAGAATAACTTCAGCAGCCGCGCGGCGCTGCTCTACCTGTTCGATAACGGCATCGCGCCGTATATCAGCTACTCCACCGCCTTTACCCCGACCAGCTTTGCGGATGAGAACGGCGATCTGCTGGACCCGATGAAAGGCAAACAGTGGGAAGCGGGGGTGAAGTTTGAGCCGGAGGGGATGAACAGCCAGTTCAGCGCCTCGGTGTTCCGCATCAACCAGAAAAACATCGCCACCAAAGAGGAGCCGACCGATCCGTACCGCTCCATCGGCGAAATTGAATCGGAAGGGGTGGAGCTGGAAGCGGTAGGGCAACTGACCGACAGCCTGCGCCTGCAGGCGGCGTACACCTATACCGACATCCGCTACAAGAAGAGCAGCCCGGAGGAAGAGGGCAAGCGTGCGGTTTATGCCCCGCGCAATATGGCCAGCGGCTGGCTCAGCTATGACGTGAAAACCGGGCCGCTGGATGGCCTGACGGTGGGCTCCGGGGTGCGTTACGTCAACGGCGTGACCAGTGACCGCATGAATACCCACACCCTGCCGTCATACACCCTGGTGGATCTGGCGGTGGGCTATGACCTGTCGAAGGTGGGGCTGACCGGGGTAAGCGCCCAGCTCAACGTCAACAACCTGACGGACGAAAGCTACGTGGCGGCCTGTAACTCGCTCTCCTACTGCTACTTTGGCGCCGAGCGCAGCATTGTCGGCAGCGTGTCGTGGACGTTCTGA
- a CDS encoding aminotransferase-like domain-containing protein, with protein MTRYQHLANLLAERIEQGLYRSGERLPSVRALSQEHGVSISTIQQAYQILENLQLITPQPRSGYFVAPRKAQPPVPAMSRPVQRPVEVTQWDEVLTLMEGRNKTDITAFGGGQPDLTQPSLKPLWKELSRVVQHSVKEVLSYDELAGRRELREQIARLMLDAGSVVTADDLIVTSGCHSALSLALLTICKPGDIVALESPSFYGTMQMLRGLGIKAIEIPTDPVTGISVEALELALEQWPIKGVIVVPNCNNPLGFIMPEARKRQLLALAQRHDIVIFEDDIYGELAFEYPRPSTIHSLDIDGRVLLCNSFTKTVAPGLRVGWIAPGRYHDRIMHMKYAASGTNVPASQLALATFIREGYYHRHVRRMRQIYQQNIETYTCWVRQFFPCGICVTRPMGGYMLWVELPEHVDMVCVSRELTRFNIQIAAGSLFSASGKYRNCLRINCALPPNEKHRAAVEQMGEAVNIAMAE; from the coding sequence ATGACGCGCTACCAACATCTGGCCAATCTTCTGGCGGAACGCATTGAACAAGGGCTCTATCGCAGCGGGGAGCGTTTACCCTCGGTGCGTGCCCTGAGCCAGGAGCACGGGGTCAGCATCAGCACCATACAGCAGGCCTATCAGATCCTCGAAAACTTACAGCTAATCACCCCCCAGCCGCGCTCGGGCTATTTTGTCGCACCGCGAAAGGCGCAGCCGCCGGTGCCGGCGATGTCGCGCCCGGTGCAGCGCCCGGTGGAGGTAACCCAGTGGGATGAGGTGCTGACCCTGATGGAGGGGCGCAATAAAACCGACATCACGGCCTTTGGCGGCGGCCAGCCCGACCTGACCCAGCCAAGCCTCAAGCCCCTGTGGAAAGAGCTGAGCCGGGTGGTGCAGCACAGCGTTAAAGAGGTGCTCAGCTATGACGAACTCGCCGGGCGACGCGAACTGCGCGAGCAGATCGCCCGCCTGATGCTGGACGCCGGATCGGTGGTCACCGCCGACGATCTGATCGTCACCAGCGGCTGCCACAGCGCCCTCTCTCTGGCGCTGCTGACCATCTGTAAGCCCGGCGACATCGTGGCGCTGGAATCCCCCTCTTTCTACGGCACCATGCAGATGCTGCGCGGCCTGGGGATCAAGGCGATCGAGATCCCCACCGATCCGGTGACGGGGATCAGCGTCGAAGCCCTGGAGCTGGCGCTGGAGCAGTGGCCGATCAAAGGGGTGATTGTGGTGCCCAACTGCAATAACCCGCTGGGGTTTATCATGCCCGAAGCTCGCAAACGTCAGCTGCTGGCGCTGGCCCAGCGGCACGATATCGTCATTTTTGAAGACGATATTTATGGCGAACTGGCGTTCGAGTATCCCCGCCCCTCCACCATTCACTCGCTGGACATCGATGGCCGGGTGCTGCTGTGCAACTCCTTTACCAAAACTGTCGCCCCCGGGCTGCGGGTGGGGTGGATTGCTCCGGGCCGCTATCACGACCGGATTATGCACATGAAGTATGCCGCCAGCGGCACCAACGTGCCTGCCAGCCAGCTGGCACTGGCTACCTTTATCCGGGAAGGGTATTACCACCGCCACGTGCGGCGGATGCGCCAGATCTACCAGCAGAATATCGAGACCTACACCTGCTGGGTCAGGCAGTTCTTCCCCTGCGGCATCTGTGTGACCCGCCCGATGGGCGGCTACATGCTGTGGGTGGAGCTGCCGGAACATGTGGATATGGTCTGCGTGTCGCGGGAGCTGACGCGGTTTAACATCCAGATCGCCGCCGGATCGCTCTTCTCAGCCTCCGGCAAGTACCGGAACTGTTTGCGGATCAACTGCGCCCTGCCGCCAAACGAGAAGCACCGCGCGGCGGTAGAACAGATGGGGGAAGCGGTGAATATTGCGATGGCGGAGTAG